A region of the Legionella sp. PATHC035 genome:
AACAAGAACTCACATAAATCGGAGTAGCAATCACAAGCAAGTACTGGTTATTCATGATCGGTTTAACTATGATCAGGCACTTGAGTTTTTGCAGGACAAAGCAAAAGCAGCCTGGATAATTTACGATACCCGCTATCATCAAACTGAGCTTGATTTGCAAACTATTTTAAATCAACTCGCAGAAACTTTTTCCAAATTTGTCCGTGGGTCGCAAGATACCTTACCTCTCGTTGTTATCAGTTTATCTTTGAAACGTCCGAATTTAGTGCAATCGGTCGCTGCTTTTTTTTCATGTCTCGTTAAAGAATATCCTCATCTCAATTATTCGATTTTAGTTAGTGACGCGTGTGTTAAGGATCCGGTTGGTTATTTGCCAAATAGAAATGAATGTGTTTATCTTCAAAAAGACCAATTTTATGCCAAAAGTTATATCAAACTCGATTCTCCATTGATCCATTCGTGTATTAAACAAGGGGGAAGTTATTTAATTGTCGGGGGTAATGGCGGATTAGGTCGTTTACTCACTCATTATTTGATTGAGCAATATCAAGCCCACATTGATGTGATTGGTCGCAGTGAACCCATTGTTCCTGATGCGCGTGTGACCTATTACCAATTGGACGTAAGCGATGTTGAAGCAGTCAATCAGTTTTTCAACACCCATAAGTTCCATATAGATGGTTTGTTTTATTTAGCAGGCGAAAAACATGATTCTCTGCTAATGAATATTCGACCAGAAGATATTGAGAAAACACTGCGTTCTAAATTGGAGGGTTTGCGTGCCATTCACCATGCATTACAACATCATTCACTGGATTTTTATTGTATTTATTCTTCTTTATCAGCGGATATTGGTAATCTTGGACAAAGTATTTATGCCGCGGCCAATGCTGGTTTAAATGCCTATGCTTGCGAACAAGAACAAGCACGTCTCGCTGGAAAGCATCACTCCCGATTTATCAGTATCAGTTGGCCTTATTGGTCCGAAGGGGGGATGGAAATCAACCCGCGTCAATTACAAAAACTAAAAGAAGAATATGGAACGTTACCTTTAGAAACACCGGATGCTTTTGTTTTATTAGAACGGGCATTGAGCGCTCATGTTCCTCATGTAGTGATTGCTAATTCTTCTTTGTTAGCTCATCAAATCGTCAAATCGAATGATTATCGATTCAATCAATTACCTCAATCTGAGCCACCCACCCCTTATGGCCCAGACATCAAACCAAACAATCCTCTTCCTGAATGCACTGAAGGATCTTCTCTAAATAAGGAGATGGATCACCGCGTTCGACATGAACTACGTCTTTTAGAGTACCCTGAAGTCGCTGAGCAAGACATAGCGATTATCGGAATTTCATTACAATTACCTGATGCTGAAAATTTGGAAGAGCTTTGGAATAACTTGAAAACGGCCAAAAGTTCAATTAGGAAAGTAACGAGGAAGTGGCATTATACTCCTTATCCCTGGGGTGGGTATTTGGAAGATATTGCTGGTTTTGACCCTTTATTTTTTAATATCTCGCCACGAGAAGCTGAATTAATCGATCCGCAAGAACGCTTATTTTTGGCCAATGCTTGGCATTGTCTCGAAGATGCAGGTTACGCACACATTAAAGAGAAAAAAATTGGTGTTGTTGCTGCATCAATGTTTCATCTGTATCAAAATTATGGAGTGGAACAAGGTCAGCAAGACCCCGACATAAAGCGCCCACAATCTTTAGGCGCAAGTATTGCAAATCGTGTTTCTTATACGCTGAATTTAACAGGCCCCAGTTTTTCTCTCGATTCCATGTGTTCTTCTTCATTGACTGCCATTGATTTAGCATGTCGTTATTTGGCTAATGATGAAGTAGATGCCATGTTAGTTGGTGGCGTCAATCTCTGTTCTCATCCCTATAAATTGGCATCCTTGGTACAAAATAAATTCTTATCTTCAACAGGTAGAAGCGCACCATTTCAGGAATATGCCGATGGTTACGTACCCGGGGAAGGAGTTGTTGTTCTTCTTTTAAAGAAAGCAACAAAGGCACTCGAAGAGGGTGATTCCATCTATGCGTTAATTAAGGGGTTAGCGCTGAATCATGGAGGTCAGAGTAGCGGATTTACCGTACCTAATGCTCAAGCACAAGTGAAAGTGATTCAACACGCTTTGACTAACGCAAAAATTAGACCCGATCAAATCGATTATATTGAAGCACATGGAACCGGAACCTCTTTAGGGGACCCTATTGAACTTGCTGCACTAAAGGAACTATTTGGTAACCGTTCTCTTGAGAATCCATTGTATGTAGGATCTATAAAAAGTAATTTGGGGCATTTGGAATCTGCTGCTGGCATGGCCGGAATTGCTAAACTCATTGTGCAATTCCAAGCTCAAGCATTAGCTCCTTCAATTCATGCTTTGCCCTTAAATCCAAGATTAAATATCGATGACGTACCAATTAAAATATGTACTGAATTCTTACCTCAGCAAACACTTCGTTTCGCTGGCTTGAGTAGTTTTGGTGCAGGTGGGAGTAATGCGCATTTAATTTTACAAAATTTCTCCCATAATCTTTGTGTAAGGTCCAAAACACAATATAAAAAACAGAATTATTGGTTCTCACATTCAGAAAAAATGATGCCCTATTGCTTTCAGTTGGATATGGAGCTTTGCGCGTTGGAGCCGATCGCTAAGTTTGATGAGATTTGTCAATTAGATAATGGTTCTCGGCCAATGTTTTTTAACCCAGTAACGACCGGCGCTTTGTTCAATAAAGTAGCAATTTTTGATGCGCTAGCAGACAAGGGATTGGATCGCCTTATTGGATTACTCAATCAATGTATCTCTGAAAATCCAGAAGTTCAATTTATTTTTATTCATCAATGCCAGAGTCATTGGATGGAGTTACATGCATTCATGATGTCCATGCCCAAGCTGCTCAAGCATTATCATAAGAATATTTTGATTCCTCATTTAACGAGTTTATCAAGTACTGAGGTGGTGAATATCGTAAGTAACGAAGCACATCAGTTCGACCATCGAATGATTCAGTATGACAAGACCAGATCTACTTTTGCATTAAACTTAATTAAAACGAATAATCAATCATTACCTTTATTGCATGGAGGGCGAGTTGTTGTATTAGGAGGGTTGGGTTCTATTGGCTATCAATTCTGTCAGACTTTAATTGGTGCTGGTATTTCTCAGTTTGACATTATTGGACGAAGTGGTCTTGATCCGAAACGTCAACAAATGCTCGATTCTTTAAAAGGACAAGTTCATTACATCCAACATGATTTTTCAGCTCCTTATCCTGCTAAGTCTTCTTATGATGTCATAATTAATTGTCTTGGGATTATGCCTGGTAACAGCGCAAATGAAGTAGCACAACGAAAACGACTGCATTTTCATTTAAGCCAATTCATTCAATACCATCATCCCCAAAAGTTAATTAGTATTTCCTCCTTGTCTGCTTTAGCTGGATTTAGCAAGCAAGTAGATTATGCAATTTATAACGCTTCTTTGCTTGCATTAAATGCCCACTGTAAAGAGCATGTGTATGTTTACTTACCCTTTGTAGTGACCGGGTCAACTCAGTCAACGGATGAGTTGAACTGGTTAACATGGAGTAAGGACAATCAAGGTTTAGAGCCGTTAAGGGTAGATGATTTAAACCTTATTTGCCGGCAGTTATTAACGCTCCCGGCAGGTGAGTACATACCGTTTCAGGGGAGCCCCAAGCAATTTCATCACTATTTAACGCAAGAATGTTTTCATGTTCCTCTGCAGAAATTACAGCAAGGGCTTTCCAGGAATAAGGATCACTCATTACATGAACTCATCGAATCAATCTTAGGGATTTCAGCTCAGCACATTAAATCGGAGCAGACTTTCTATCAATTGGGATTTAATTCATTGACCCTCACTGAATTAACGGAGGCAATAAGCAAGCACTATGATATGCAAATAAATCCCAATCAATTTTTTGAATTCCAGACGATAGGAAAATTAGAGGACTATGTAACGACTCACTCCTCAATCAAACCGACGTTGCATGGTTTGTCTGCGGAATCCAGTGATGAAGTGAGCACTGTGGATTTGGCGAACAACCCCGCGAACAAGTTGGGGGGGCAGGATGTTGATGAGGGGAGAGCAATTACAAAAAGAATTTCTGCTTCTTCCCCATTAAATGCCCTGGAGCCAACCTTATCAAATGTTGTTATTTGTGGTTATTATTGTTCTTTTGCTCAATGTCCTACCCCAGAAGACTACTGGCACGCTTTATTAGCAGGGAAAGATTGTACCCAGATGCCTCTGCAGACGCGTTTTGATCATAAGAAGAATAACTCGATTAAGATGGGCTTTATAAACCATTTTGCAGATTTTGATTTTGCGTTCTTTGATCTGAATTTTGAGCAAGCAAAATATATGGATCCGCAGCAACGAAAGTTATTAGAGCTTTCCTGGCATATATTCGAGCAAGCAGGAGTTTCACCGCTCTCTTTGAAAGGTCAACGCATCGGTGTGTTTGTTGCCATTCAATTTGATGACTATGCGCGCTTATTGGATCGCAGTCAGTTAAGTAGTCTTTATCAAATTACAGGTTGTGCCAAGACTTTTGCTGCAAATCGAATTTCACAGTTTTTTGATTTCCATGGGCCAAGTGAAACCATTGATACCGCATGTTCGAGCAGTTTCTCCGCTTTGAATCGTGCAGTACAGGCCATTAAGCACGGTGAATGCGAGTCCGCTCTTGTTCTTGGTGTTAGTTTGCTTTGCGATGTAAAAACACTTGAATTAACCGCCCAGTTAAATGTTCTTTCTCCAACGAATGAATGTCGCCCTTTTGATGCTCAAGCCAATGGTTATGTGAAAGGAGAGGGTTTGGCTGGTGTTTGGTTAGTGGAGGAAGATTTGGCTGTCAGGCAAGAGTTACGTATCGAAGCCAATATAAAAGCAATTCAAGTCAATCACGGCGGGCATTCACAATCATTGACCGCACCTAATCCTGCAGCGCAAAAACAATTGCTATCCCAAGTATATCAGCATGGAATATCGATTGATGAAATAGATTATTTTGAAGCACATGCTACTGCAACTCATCTAGGTGATCCTATTGAATTTTCAGTCTTGAATGAGTTGTTCTCATCACGAGTAAAACCACTTTATATTGGTTCAGTAAAGAGCAATATTGGCCATACAGAACCTGTTGCAGGACTTGCCGGTGTGATTAAAGGGTTGTTGATGCTCAAACATCAAATGATTCCACCGCAGGTAAATTTTCAGGAAGTTAATCCATTCATTCGACTTGCAGAGAGTCCATTCCATATTGCCAGTCAGGCCGAACCCGCTTTGTTATCGACGATCGCTATTAATAGTTTTGGTTTTGGTGGCAGTAATGGTCATTGTGTTTTAGCGCGCAAAATGCCTTTGCCACAACAACTGCCTAATTTATCTTATATTCCAATCAAATTATCTGCAAAGACAGAAGCTGCTCTAGAAAAAAAGACAGAGCAACTTTTGGATTATTTATGTGCTTTGAACAATAACATAAGCCTGACTCAATTAAGCTTTACCCTGAATGTAGGACGAGCTGATTTTGCTTGTCGTAAGTTCTTTATTGTGGAAAACCTTGATGATTTGATAGAGCAATTAAAATATGGTTCTGGGTCAATAGCCCCTCAATATAGTCATACTTTAAGCAAAGAAACTCTTCTTGAATTCCAGCAGTTACCCAATCAATTAAAAGATTATTTGAATAAGCTTGCCTATGCCTATCAAGGGGGGCAACTGATTAACTGGCAACGCATTTATAAAGGAATTAATGCCATTCCCCTGGCTTTGCCTGTTTATCCTTTTGCCACTCATTATTGTTGGTTTGAAGAGCAAGAGAAGCGAAAATCAATCAATAAAGACCTAAGGTCTATAGAATGTTATAAACCCATTTGGAGGAAGAAAAAGGTTGCCTTTCTTGAGCTTGATAATTATCAGTATGTCGCTGTTTTTTTGACAAGGGCGCAAGAACCATCAGTAAAAAAGGCAGTGCAACAAACAGGTTATAAAGGTTTTATTTATTTTGTATTTGTCGATGACACCGATTCAGTAGAGCAGGGGATGCACTGGTTGAAAGAACACCCTTGCGAATTGATTTATTACTTTGCAGGGATGTGTGACGAAGAGATCAATCCTGATTCCTTGCTTTCTTCTCAACGCTATGGGATGGCTGGCTTTTTAAATTGCATTAAAAAATTGGACGAACTGGCTTATGGCGAAAAACCCTTAAAACTCTATGTATTCAGTAATAATGCCTATGGACTAAAGCAATCGACGATTAATCCCTATGCAGCAAGCATTCATGGTTTAGCTCAATCCTTAAAAAAGGAATACCCATCCTGGTTTATTGAATGCATTGACCTTGCGGGCAATACCCTTATCCCTCAAGCGTTTACTGTGTCCTATCAAGGTCAGGCTTATCCATTAGTTTTAGCAGATGATGGCGTTTGGCATCGACAGCTTAAAGCACTGAATCTGTCTTTAAGCCATTCGACACCGAGTCATGAAGTGATTGTGCTTATTGGTGGAGATGGCCAAGTAGGAAGATACTTGGTCCCCGAGTTTATTGAGCGTCAACCGCGAGCGCTCTTTATAGCCAGTCGTAACACGCTGCCAAGAACAGAAGGAATACTGCACTGGCGAAGAGTAGATTGTACTGTTGGCGATGAAGTGGCGTCTTTCATTGACGAAGTGATTCAAAACTATGGAGTCATAGATTGTCTTTATCATTTGGGCGCTTCTTATGCAGAATCGCCGATCACTTTATTAAGCTATGAAGACTATTTGATGCAGATGGGGGCTAAGGTGTTAGGAACTTATCATTTGATCAATGCGTGTCGTCGCCATGAAGTGAAGCACATTGTAATGACATCCTCAGTGCAAGTTTATACACAAAATAAAAACAGGGGTGCTTATTCAGCAACATGCTTTTATGCTGATGCATTAATTAATGCATTGCATTCCGAGAAAATAAAACTGGTTCATTGGGGATTTTGGCAGCAAGAAGATGAAGCGGCAAATCAACTGATGTGTGTTTCCGGTATTTCACCCATCACAGCAGAACAAGGAGCTTACTCACTGCAATTAGCAAGGTGCTCGGACCAATCGAACCTGAGTTTTTTCAACGTTTCAGAATCAGTTAAAGCAATGATGCCGATTTGTTCGGATGCTTTGGCTCAGGAGACTGAAGAATTGCTCCTGTTTAATCAGGGATTAGATGAGTTAGAACATTTCTGTTTTCATTTAATGAAGCATCATTTACTGACCCATGGTGTTGTTTGGAGTCAAAATTATTTGGGGCAAGGAGTATGCAAGGATTATGAAAAATACTATTTTGCATTAATGAACCGCCTAAAAGATTTTGAACAGAAACATGTTCATGAAAATAAAAGTCAAGTTAAATCTCAAGCTGAATTGCTGCAAGACCATGTGCAATTAATTAAAAAATACCCTCAAATCAAACCTTTTGTTCAGTTGCTCACCGTGTGTGCTGCACAGTTTACTGAGGTGGTCACAGGTCAAAAAACCATACATCAAGTCCTGTTTCCTTTTGGGCGAGATGATTTGGTCCGTGCTATTTATCAAAAAAACCTTTTGGCAAGCCATTACAATCAAGCCATTGCTTCCATAGTTAAAGAACTCGCTGCTACACGACATCAACGAATTGATGTTCTTGAATTGGGAGGGGGGACTGGCGCTACTACGGAAGCAGTATTAACTCAATGCGCCAATCAGATTCATTACACTTTTAGTGACATCAACCCTCAATTCGTTGCCCAGGCTAAAGACAATTTCTCTGAGTATGGTGGTGTAGAAACCTGTACTTTAGATATCAATAAACCTGCGATGAGCCAACAATTTGATCTCATTATTGCAAGTAATGTATTGCATACTGCAGATGATATTCGTCAATGTCTGATGAATCTTATTCCTTTGCTTCGTGATGAGGGAGTGCTTATTATCAATGAAGCAACTGAAAACAGTTTATTCCTTGCATTTACTTTTGGCTTATTTAAACAATGGCATTCCCCAAAAGATGAATACCGTATTTCCGCGAGTGCTTTGCTCCATGCCCACACCTGGCAAAAGCTACTCCTCGAAATGGGGTTTGCAGTCGATGCCTATGCGATGCCCAAAGAAATCAATCAATCGATCTTTATTGCCAAATTAAAAACACGACTTAGTTACGAGGAACAGATTCAGGAAGCGTTGATTCCTCAAAAGGAAACTCCGTTGATTTTACCTAAAATTGCAGGTATAGAGAATGAATTATTGACACTGTTAGCCAGACATGTAAATTGCTCTACCGCAAATTTAGATTTAAATAAATCATTAACCGATTATGGTTTTGATTCATTAGCGGCAATACATTTGGCAGAACAAATTAAATCGGAGTTAGAGATCAGCATTTCACCTACCGTATTACTTGAAAAGGTTTCTATATCACAACTTATAAATATTATTGAAAAGAAAAAGGAAGCGGTTTTATGTTAAGTAACGAAGAATACACTGAAGTGAGAAAGTCATTGAACTTTAAACGGCGATTGACCAAAAGTCTTGGTTTTCTGATTGCCGATATGGTGTTGGTTTATGCTGCTGTTGTTTTTTTAGGGAAGAACAGCTTATTTTTTTATTGCATAGGGGAAGTTTGCCTGGCGATTTTATTTCTCCATAATTTCATTTTACTCCATGAGTGTGGCCATAACACATTATCCAGTAAATCCTGGTTTAATGTGGTCCTTGGTCATTACAACAGCATTTTTTGTTGCATGCCTTTCTACCCATGGAAAATCATTCATGAAGAGCATCACAAATGGACCGGGCATATTGATAAAGATCCTGTATTCGAATTATTGAAACAAGCAAAAATAAGTAAGAAGCTACCCTGGATCTTTCATGTAGGGTGGAGAACGTTTATCCCTTTAAATGTGTTTTTTTTGCATCTCGTTTATTGGACTTATCCACTGAAGCTCTTAAAACAAAAAAAACTATCGCGAATGATGTTCCGACAATGTTTGTTCTCAGTACTCTTTTTGTTTTTTACTTATGTACTCTTGAAGTGGTGTTTCCCAAGCTTTTTAACGTTTAAAAATCTCTTTCCAGCGATTTTGTTGTATGGGGTGCTTTGGGAAACGTTGTCAACACCACAGCATTTAGGTTTGGAACCCACGCAACATCGACCTACATTAAAAGAACATGCTCTAACAACACGTAGTACCTGGTTTCCACGATGGTTGCAACATTATTTATTTTTAAATTTTGGTTATCATGTGGAACACCATTTCTTTCCCGCCTTGCCCTGGCATGAATTGGAAAAAGCACATTTGAAAATTAAACCCTTGTTACACAATGAGTATCAAATGGTAACGGGGGCCGTTTGGAACATTCAAATGCGTCGCCAGAATATGGAGAAGGCGATTGGGGTCCATGATGATTAAGTTTTCGGAAAAAAATCATCTCGAGCTTCGATCGCTTGAGGCTGAATTGCGTTTGGAGAAACAAATAGTTGTCGGCGATTTTACGGCAGAAGGTCGGACTCTGGGGCACTCTATTCATTATTTAGATTCAGCGATTTCTTATGTTACTTTATGTGCAAAAAGGGATGCCAGTTTAGTCTTATGGGAAAGTAGTGCTCTGGTTGAACATTGTGTCGACCATTTTATTTTAAATGTTGATTTAAAATTGCCTTTTGACGATGTAGCACCATTTTTTGATGTGAAAAAATTAGAGCTATGGTGCGCACGAAATCGCATTACGTTACATAAGACTCGAGATGAAGCGCACTTAACTTATTATTTTAACCTATTTGATACGCATCGCATCACCGGTGAACTGATGGTATCTCCAGTTCTTTATTTTGCTAAAAATCCATGTGTTAGTCTTGAAGCAGATGAGGATCTGATTTCTCGGTTATTTACGGCCAAGCCCATTGTTTTAGCAGTCAAAAAAAATCAGCTCATTTGTTTTGATAAGTATCATTATCAAATGGCGTATCACCCTGATTTTAATTTTATACGAGTTCATGATGTACATTGAAGTGATTAAAACACAACGATTTAAATTTATAAATTATTGCCCCGTTGTTGTGGATACGGAACATAATACCTGTATTTTTATTGATCCTTCATGGGAAAAAAAGAAATTTCAGGATTTTGTAACCCAAAATAATTTAAGGGTCATTGCGATATTATTAACGCATCATCATTTAGATCATTCGCATTTGGCAAATTATTTTGCCAAATCTTACCAGTGTCCTGTGTATATGAGCAGTACAGAGATTGCCTATTATGAATTCCAGTGCCATAACCTTAAGCCGATTTATCCTGTACAAAACACAATTACTATTGAGCGTTTTCCTAGCATTATTATCCATCAAACACCCGGCCACACTTTTGGGGGGCTTTGTTTTCAAATCGATAACGCGCTCTTTACGGGTGATACTTTATTTAATGAAGGTTGTGGTTTTTGTCATAGTAAAGGTGGGGATGCAGGCATCATGTTTGATTCCCTGAACTATCTTAAAAAAGTGATTCCCGATGAAGTGCTTGTCTATCCAGGACATCGTTATCACCATGATTTGGGACAACCTTTTGTTGAAGTAAAAAAAATGAATATTTATCTAAACATTGAAGATCGCGATGAGTTTATTGACTTTCGTTCTAGAAAAACTAAAGGCTTATTAAATTTTAGGTGAGTTATGAGTGTATTATTATTTCCCGGCCAAGGTTCACAATTTAAAGGAATGGGACAAGAGTTATTTAAATTATTTCCCGATGTTGTTGCCGAAGCCAATCAGATACTTGGTTATGACCTGGAACAGGCGGTATTCAGTGAAGTGATGAATCAAACTTTATATACCCAACCACTCATTTATTGTATTTCCATAATGGCATGGCTTGCTGGAAAAGCTGAATTAAAAGTGGATATGGTACTGGGACATAGTTTAGGTGAGTATGCCGCACTTTATGTGGCCGAAGTTTTTGATTTTGCTACTGGACTGAGAATCGTTCAGCGACGTGCAGAATTGATGAATGAGGCTCGAGAGGGAGCTATGGCGGCAATAGTTGGAATGAGTGCGGCTCAAATTGAGACGATTATCAAAGAAAACCAGTTGCCCTTAGTGATTGCTAATTATAATTCTCCAATGCAAACCGTGATTTCAGGAACAAAGGAATCGGTCGATGCCAGTTCCAAATTATTTGTCGAAGGACGTTTTATTCCCTTAAAGGTTAGTGGTGCATTCCATTCTCCTTTGATGCAAGCTGCTGCCGAAACTTTTTATTCCTATCTCAAACAATTTCAGTTTCACCTGCCCCGATATCCCATCATACTCAATGCTACTGGACGAGCCCATGTTGATTGTTCTATCGACATGCCTCAATTATTGAGTCAACAGTTAGTGCGGCCTGTATTTTGGCATCAAAGCATCGAATATTGCCTGACTTTAGGGTATTTGGATTTTATTGAGCTTGGGCCAGGCAAGGTACTCACTTCATTGTTGGATGGGATTCTTAACGATCCAGTAATAACAAGTGCCGTCAACTGATTCGAGGGGTTCAGTAATTTGATGTTGTTGACGGTACTCGTCCACTGCTCGCTGGCATTCAGTAAAGCCTCCATAATCATCAATAATGCAAATACCATTTTGCGATAACTTTGGGTATAAAGCGTTGAGTACGTCCAATGTTGATTGATAAAAATCAGCATCAATACGTAAAAGCGCAATACGTTCAATTTTATCTTTCATTACGGGTAAGGTATTTTTAAACCAACCAGGCATTAATTTTATTGACTCATCATAAAGATCATACCGTTTAAATGCTTCGATAAGATCGTGATGTGAAGTAGATATTAAGGATTCTCTTTTTATATAGGTTAATGAATTGGCCAGAGCAAAGATCTTGTTTAAGGTTGTTTTGTCGTATTGTTCATTAGGGAAGGCTTCCATAATATGATTAGCTAAACGCTGTTGGGATTTCTTTGGAAGCAATTTTCTAATTTTTAATAAGCCCTTAAAGCGTATTAATTTAGAATAAGAAGTAACGAGTTGGCTTGACTCTGGGAATAGATCTGCACCCCAAACATTCCGTGAGGCTGTGTTGGGTTCTTCATAAACATTCAGACACGCTTTTAAATACAATAAAGCACCACCTCGCCAACATCCGGCTTCAACAATATCACCTCTTACATGATTACTTGTAATGTATTTAATTGACTGTTCTATATTATCTAATCGTTTTGGACCAATGAGCGTCCTAACTTGTCCATTAGTCATAAATGATTTAAACGCTTTTGTTGTAGCAATATTAAATTGCCAGTGTTCTGGTTGAGATGTGTCTAAAGAACCTGTGAGTGATTTTTTAATGACGGTTAAGTATTTTTCCGCGATTTTATGGTGTAAGTTCATCATAATCCTTAAGGTAAGTTGGAAGAGAAATAAAATTGCCGATTAAGGATGAATCGATGCTTCATGTACTATTTCCCTAAGTGTTAATGACCAAGTGGTGAATCTAAAATGTCACGCATTATACCTATCAACTGGCAATTTTGTATCTGATGAGATGCATTTTGTTTTTTATTGATTTTAACGATTTATTTTCCTATGAACTGCTTATTATCGATTTATCTCGCCCTATATTGCTTTTTGCAATACACTGAATTATGTTTTCGAATGAAAATTAGTTGAATCAAATGAAATCCATTTATTTTTAAACGCCATATCAATAAAGGGATGTAAGCGATTTTTGAAATTAAATGATGTGGTTTGTTATCGATTGGATCAATTGAAGTAATCAAAAGCTCGTGTGTATGATTCACCTCAACGTCAGTAGTTAAGTCAAGATTATCTTTTAATTCTGTTGAGATATTCTGGGTACCAATCTTGGTACCCAATTTAAAATGTAATTCTTTGCTGCTATTTATTGGTTACTAACCACTCCTTTTGCCCCCGGTTAAAAACTGGTTTTAACCGGACAGTTTTTTCG
Encoded here:
- a CDS encoding MBL fold metallo-hydrolase, which translates into the protein MMYIEVIKTQRFKFINYCPVVVDTEHNTCIFIDPSWEKKKFQDFVTQNNLRVIAILLTHHHLDHSHLANYFAKSYQCPVYMSSTEIAYYEFQCHNLKPIYPVQNTITIERFPSIIIHQTPGHTFGGLCFQIDNALFTGDTLFNEGCGFCHSKGGDAGIMFDSLNYLKKVIPDEVLVYPGHRYHHDLGQPFVEVKKMNIYLNIEDRDEFIDFRSRKTKGLLNFR
- the fabD gene encoding ACP S-malonyltransferase, whose protein sequence is MSVLLFPGQGSQFKGMGQELFKLFPDVVAEANQILGYDLEQAVFSEVMNQTLYTQPLIYCISIMAWLAGKAELKVDMVLGHSLGEYAALYVAEVFDFATGLRIVQRRAELMNEAREGAMAAIVGMSAAQIETIIKENQLPLVIANYNSPMQTVISGTKESVDASSKLFVEGRFIPLKVSGAFHSPLMQAAAETFYSYLKQFQFHLPRYPIILNATGRAHVDCSIDMPQLLSQQLVRPVFWHQSIEYCLTLGYLDFIELGPGKVLTSLLDGILNDPVITSAVN
- a CDS encoding fatty acid desaturase family protein — its product is MLSNEEYTEVRKSLNFKRRLTKSLGFLIADMVLVYAAVVFLGKNSLFFYCIGEVCLAILFLHNFILLHECGHNTLSSKSWFNVVLGHYNSIFCCMPFYPWKIIHEEHHKWTGHIDKDPVFELLKQAKISKKLPWIFHVGWRTFIPLNVFFLHLVYWTYPLKLLKQKKLSRMMFRQCLFSVLFLFFTYVLLKWCFPSFLTFKNLFPAILLYGVLWETLSTPQHLGLEPTQHRPTLKEHALTTRSTWFPRWLQHYLFLNFGYHVEHHFFPALPWHELEKAHLKIKPLLHNEYQMVTGAVWNIQMRRQNMEKAIGVHDD
- a CDS encoding TylF/MycF/NovP-related O-methyltransferase: MMNLHHKIAEKYLTVIKKSLTGSLDTSQPEHWQFNIATTKAFKSFMTNGQVRTLIGPKRLDNIEQSIKYITSNHVRGDIVEAGCWRGGALLYLKACLNVYEEPNTASRNVWGADLFPESSQLVTSYSKLIRFKGLLKIRKLLPKKSQQRLANHIMEAFPNEQYDKTTLNKIFALANSLTYIKRESLISTSHHDLIEAFKRYDLYDESIKLMPGWFKNTLPVMKDKIERIALLRIDADFYQSTLDVLNALYPKLSQNGICIIDDYGGFTECQRAVDEYRQQHQITEPLESVDGTCYYWIVKNPIQQ